CAAAGCCTTTGGAGCAACTTCATGCACTTCTTCCAAAGCTTTTGCGACAGTTGCACCTACAACTAAACCGCATTTATCACTGAATGATAAAACCGACTCTGCAACTTCTATGTAAAGCGGCGGATTGCCGTGATACTCAAAGTCAACCGCACTTTTATTCGACGAAAGGCAAACAAGAAAAGCGTATTTGCCTTCGTATTCCATGAAGGGCTTTACGGCATCCCAACCCATGTAAGGAGATAGGGTTACGGAATCAAAGCCGTAGAATTCAAAGGCGGCTTTGGCGTAAGCTTCCGCTGTTGAAGCTATATCCCCTCTTTTGAAGTCGTAAATCGTTGGTATATCTTCGCCTATCAAGTCTTTTGTCTTTTTCAAAGCTTCCATTCCGCTTGGGCCAAGCATTTCGTAGAATGCGGAGTTCATTTTGTAAGCGCATGCTACATCTTTTGTCATCTCTACAATTCGTTTGTTGTATTCGTAAACGCCATTTGCATCTTTTGAAAAACCTTCCGGTAATTTTTCAACGTTCGTATCCAATCCAACGACAAGGACATTTTTAACTCTTTTTCTTCTCTTTTCAAACTTTTCAACGAAGTTCATCTGTAACCTCCTCTATGTGAACATCCCACCAATTCTTTGAAAGATACTTTTCTTTCTTCCAGGAGCTTTTCCGTTTTTAAGATAAAATCATCTATACCTTCTGGATCGTTCATCGCGTGCGTTCCCATGCTTACGAGGGAAGCCCCCGCTATAGCACATTCGAGAACATCTTTTGGTTCATTCACGCCCCCGAGTCCTATGATTTCGAGTTGCGGGAACCTCGCCTTCACCTGGTAAACCTTCCACAAAGTGATTGGTAAAAGTGCTGGTCCGCTTAAACCTCCTACCACCCTTTTCAAAAAGGGCTTCCCGTCGTTTATGTTGAATTTTGCCCCTTGAAGGGAATTCCCAACGTTTACGATCTTGATGCCATTTTTCAAAGCGACTTCTGCCTGCTTCAAAATATCACCGTCTGGCGAAAGCTTTGCAATAAGAGGTTTGCTTAACGAATGGGAACATGCGGAAAGTATTTCGGATGATAATTTCTTGTTAGATGATATAGTACCACCTTCTCTCACATTGGGGCAGGAAAGGTTTATTTCTATCATATCGGCAAACTCTTCAACTTTTTGTCCAACTTCCAAAAAATCTTGAGCATTTTCACCGCCTATGGATATTATCCTTACGGTCTCTTTGGGAAGATTGGGAGCCACTTCTCTTACAAAAGTGTCCACACCCGGATTTTGCAACCCTATGGAATTTAGCAATCCACCTTTCGTGTAAACCAATCTGGGAGGCGGGTTACCATCCTTTGGTTGGGGAGTAACGGTTTTTGTCGTAAATCCACCTATCGTTGAAGGGGAAACGTATTTGAAAAATTCGTCTCCAAATCCAGCTGGCCCAGAAGCTATCACGATTGGATTTTTAAACTCTATTCCAGCCACTTCTATTTTCAATTTCTCCAATTTAAATTCACCTCTTTTGCTGAAAAAGTGGGGCCATCTTTGCAAACAAACTTAACACCGTCAGACGTCATAACGGCACATCCTTCGCACATTCCCCTTCCACATGCCATTTTTTCTTCCAGAATGAGAAATAAATTTCTATCCCTAAACATCTCTTTTGCGCTTGACAACATTTTAATTGGTCCACAGGCTATTATGTTCGTCGTTGGAGAATGCTTTGCCACATCAAGGGCGGTAGTCGGCTCCACTGTGTAAACGGAAGCTGGGGGGATATCCACCAGGTTGAACAAATCTTCGTCTTTTGATCCCACTATCAAATGAGATTTGTTTCGTTTCGCGTAAAAATGGAGCGGGGCGTACCCAACTCCTCCCGCAATGAGTAAAGGATTATCCAAAGGTGGGATCGCATTTCCCAGAGGACCATCAAAAACGATTTTCTTTGACGTTTTTAAATGTTCTTCAAATTCGCCACCGCTTTTTATAAGAAAAGTCAAAACTCCATCTTCAAAGTCGTAAACGCTGTAAGGCCTTGCTATGTACGGGCCTGTCGGAGTTTTCAAGCGAAAGAATTGACCGGGTTCTACTTTATCTTTTTCATCGTATTCAAAAAATAGAAGAAAGTACTCTTTCCGTGAAGAGTACTTCATAGCTTTTACATCAGCTTCCATTTCGTATCACCGTACACTTTCTTTCCATTATGGAAGGTTGCCAACACCCTTCCTTTTAAATTCTTGTTCAAAAATGGTGTGTTTCGCGATTTTGAAAAGAGTGTCTGAGGAGAAGGTACCCATTCATCGTTGGGATCGAAAACGGTGAAATCAGTTGGATTTTCGCTTTCTATCGTTCCACCATCCATTCCGTACAATTTTGCCGGTTTGGAGGTAACCAACGAAAGTAGCTTTTCAATCTTTATCCCTCGCTTTGATACCATGAACAGTTCGTTGAGCAAGGTTTCAAAGCCGATTATTCCAAAGGGAGCCGCCTGGAACTCCACTTCCTTTTCATGAACGGCGTAAGGTGCATGGTCTGTTATGATCGCGTCTATTGTGCCATCTTCTAAGCCTTCGTAAAGCGCTTTTTGATCTTCTTCTGTTGGGAACGGTGGGTTGATCTTCTTTGACGTATCGTAATCTTCGATATCTTTGTCTGTAAAAAGCAGGTGATGAACGCAGACGTCGCAAGTGACGTTTATTCCATCCGCTTTGGCGTGCCTTATCAGCTCAACGCTTCTTTTCGTGGAAATGTGTGCTATGTGAACGTTGGCTTTGGTAAGATAGGACAACTCTATTTCCCTTGCTATGGCTATCGATTCCGCGGCAAAAGAAGTGGGATACACACCGTAAAGGGTCGAATACCACCCTTCGCGCATGTGGCCACCTTTGAGATACTGCTCTTCACAATGGGAAATTATCGGTAACCCAAGCTCGTAGGCATATTCCATCGCATGACGGGCGAGTGCGGAATCGTTCAAGAACGCTCCATCATCTGAAAATCCCACCACACCAGCTCTTGCCATTCTCCCCATTTCTGAAAGTTCTTTTCCTTCTCTTCCCTTCGTGATGGCACCAACGATCTTAACATCAGCCGATGCTTCTTTTGCCCTTTCCTTTAAATAAATCACCGCTTGTTCCGTGTCTATGGCGGGCGTTGTGTTTGACATCGCAAAAACGGTTGTTATACCCCCATGAGCTGCCGCTTTGGTACCGGAGTAAACATCCTCTCTCCACAATTGCCCTGGATCTCTTAAATGCGCATGTGTGTCTATCAATCCCGGCAAAATCCACATGCCATCCAAACTAAGCTCTTTCTCCTCTTGCGATGAAAGTTCGATATGAAAATCCTTATCTTCTATGAATTCTTCTCCATTGAATACCTTTGCTCCCTTAAGAGTTAACACTGTTATCACCTCCGAGAGTGAGATAAAGAAGTGCCATTCGCGTTGCAACGCCATTCGTTACCTGCTCTTCCACCTTTGAATTTTCCGAATCCGCAAGTTCTGTTACCACCTCAACGCCGCGATTCATTGGCCCTGGATGCATGAATATGGAAGATTTGGATGTTCCCTTCATTACTTCTGGCGTCAAACCGTAAAATTCGTTGTATTCATCTAATGAAGAGAAGAAACCGCCAGTTTGCCTTTCAAGCTGCATTCTCAGTCCCATTACCACATCTGCGCCTTTTATCGCTTCTTTGACGCTGTGCGAAATTCTTACACCGTATTCTTCAGCTTTCATTGGAATCATGCTTTTTGGGCCG
This sequence is a window from Mesoaciditoga lauensis cd-1655R = DSM 25116. Protein-coding genes within it:
- the pyrF gene encoding orotidine-5'-phosphate decarboxylase — translated: MNFVEKFEKRRKRVKNVLVVGLDTNVEKLPEGFSKDANGVYEYNKRIVEMTKDVACAYKMNSAFYEMLGPSGMEALKKTKDLIGEDIPTIYDFKRGDIASTAEAYAKAAFEFYGFDSVTLSPYMGWDAVKPFMEYEGKYAFLVCLSSNKSAVDFEYHGNPPLYIEVAESVLSFSDKCGLVVGATVAKALEEVHEVAPKALILVPGVGTQGGSAQDVMSSSARNQVLVNVSRAIIFDKDPRKAAQKYAEQLRWEKR
- a CDS encoding dihydroorotase, whose translation is MLTLKGAKVFNGEEFIEDKDFHIELSSQEEKELSLDGMWILPGLIDTHAHLRDPGQLWREDVYSGTKAAAHGGITTVFAMSNTTPAIDTEQAVIYLKERAKEASADVKIVGAITKGREGKELSEMGRMARAGVVGFSDDGAFLNDSALARHAMEYAYELGLPIISHCEEQYLKGGHMREGWYSTLYGVYPTSFAAESIAIAREIELSYLTKANVHIAHISTKRSVELIRHAKADGINVTCDVCVHHLLFTDKDIEDYDTSKKINPPFPTEEDQKALYEGLEDGTIDAIITDHAPYAVHEKEVEFQAAPFGIIGFETLLNELFMVSKRGIKIEKLLSLVTSKPAKLYGMDGGTIESENPTDFTVFDPNDEWVPSPQTLFSKSRNTPFLNKNLKGRVLATFHNGKKVYGDTKWKLM
- a CDS encoding dihydroorotate dehydrogenase, whose amino-acid sequence is MEKLKIEVAGIEFKNPIVIASGPAGFGDEFFKYVSPSTIGGFTTKTVTPQPKDGNPPPRLVYTKGGLLNSIGLQNPGVDTFVREVAPNLPKETVRIISIGGENAQDFLEVGQKVEEFADMIEINLSCPNVREGGTISSNKKLSSEILSACSHSLSKPLIAKLSPDGDILKQAEVALKNGIKIVNVGNSLQGAKFNINDGKPFLKRVVGGLSGPALLPITLWKVYQVKARFPQLEIIGLGGVNEPKDVLECAIAGASLVSMGTHAMNDPEGIDDFILKTEKLLEERKVSFKELVGCSHRGGYR